In Oncorhynchus clarkii lewisi isolate Uvic-CL-2024 chromosome 2, UVic_Ocla_1.0, whole genome shotgun sequence, one DNA window encodes the following:
- the LOC139423538 gene encoding dual specificity tyrosine-phosphorylation-regulated kinase 1B-like isoform X5, which yields MSSQHSHPSFSNIHSMAEQQQVLSDATILQRRIPPSFRDPASAPLRKLSVDLIKTYKHINEVYYTKKKRRAQQVPPEDTSTKKERKVYNDGYDDDNYDYIVKNGEKWLDRYEIDSLIGKGSFGQVVKAYDHHEQEWVAIKIIKNKKAFLNQAQIELRLLELMNKHDTEMKYYIVHLKRHFMFRNHLCLVFELLSYNLYDLLRNTNFRGVSLNLTRKFAQQLCTALLFLATPELSIIHCDLKPENILLCNPKRSAIKIVDFGSSCQLGQRIYQYIQSRFYRSPEVLLGMPYDLAIDMWSLGCILVEMHTGEPLFSGSNEVDQMNKIVEVLGVPPNHMLDQAPKARKYFDKLSDGLWTVKKNKDIKKVLYPSASEYKPPATRRLHEILGVETGGPGGRRGGEQGHAPCDYLKFKDLILRMLDYDPKTRITPFYALQHNFFKKTTDEGTNTSSSTSTSPAMDHSHSTSTTSSVSSSGTGHSSGSSGSSNDNRNYRYSNRYYNSAVTHSDYEMQSPQAPSQQQLRLWPGGEGGMGPLSNSGSSVGDPPYPQLLLHKPAATQHSRHFLGGGGVGGMMEPHHPHPIYGSHHGNGRGLRQTGQGNQPQGQASQGQPLMPISSPQMPDSIELSLTHHHHLGQSSIMPPPSSLDSSQYGSSNLHLGLSAFRTRTVMAPQPPPAGSQQQLAQPPASQDSLVAASGLGYIPPCYPGSNNNNNPPQGSVVGGGMLTGGPPPRGVGGGGGRPDSEESTMMGVCGSGGGGGQNAANS from the exons GTGCTGTCTGATGCGACCATACTGCAGAGGAGGATCCCCCCAAGTTTTAGAGATCCCGCCAGCGCCCCGCTGAGAAAACTCTCTGTCGATCTGATCAAGACTTACAAGCACATCAATGAG GTGTACTACACGAAGAAGAAGCGGCGTGCCCAGCAGGTGCCCCCGGAGGACACGAGCACTAAGAAGGAGCGGAAGGTGTACAACGATGGCTACGATGACGACAACTACGACTACATCGTCAAGAACGGGGAGAAGTGGCTGGACCGCTACGAGATTGACTCGCTCATCGGCAAGGGCTCCTTCGGGCAG GTGGTGAAAGCATATGACCACCACGAGCAGGAGTGGGTGGCCAtcaagatcatcaagaacaagaAAGCCTTCCTGAACCAGGCCCAGATAGAGCTGCGACTGCTGGAGCTCATGAACAAACACGACACCGAGATGAAGTACTACAtag tCCACCTGAAGAGGCACTTCATGTTCCGGAACCACCTGTGCCTGGTGTTCGAGCTTCTCTCCTACAACCTGTACGACCTCCTGCGCAACACCAACTTCCGCGGCGTCTCTCTCAACCTGACCAGAAAGTTTGCCCAGCAGCTGTGCACGGCGCTGCTGTTCCTGGCCACGCCCGAGCTCAGCATCATCCACTGCGACCTCAAGCCCGAGAACATCCTGCTGTGCAACCCCAAGCGCAGCGCCATCAAGATCGTGGACTTTGGCAGCTCTTGTCAACTAGGCCAGAGG ATCTACCAGTACATCCAGAGTCGGTTCTACAGATCTCCGGAGGTGTTGCTGGGCATGCCCTACGACCTGGCCATTGATATGTGGTCCCTGGGCTGCATCCTGGTGGAGATGCACACGGGAGAACCCCTCTTCAGCGGCTCCAACGAG gtggatCAGATGAATAAGAtagtggaggtgctgggggtcCCTCCCAACCACATGCTGGATCAGGCTCCCAAAGCACGGAAGTACTTTGACAAGCTATCCGACGGCCTGTGGACCGTCAAGAAGAACAAGGACATAAAGAAGGTACTTTACCCCTCGGCCTCC GAGTACAAGCCTCCTGCGACGCGGCGGCTCCATGAGATCCTGGGGGTGGAGACCGGGGGTCCTGGCGGGAGGCGGGGCGGAGAGCAGGGGCACGCTCCCTGCGATTACCTGAAGTTCAAGGACCTGATCCTGCGCATGCTGGACTACGACCCCAAAACGCGCATCACGCCCTTCTATGCGCTGCAGCACAACTTCTTCAAGAAGACGACGGACGAGGGCACCAACACCAGCAGTTCCACCTCCACCAGCCCGGCCATGGACCACAGccactccacctccaccaccagctCCGTCTCCAGCTCCGGTACGGGACACAGCA GTGGATCTAGCGGTTCTTCCAATGACAACCGGAATTACCGGTACAGTAACCGGTACTACAACAGTGCAGTTACTCACTCAGACTATGAGATGCAGAGTCCACAG GCTCCATCTCAGCAGCAGCTGCGCCTCTGGCCGGGGGGAGAGGGGGGCATGGGTCCCCTGTCCAACAGCGGCAGTAGCGTTGGCGACCCCCCATACCCCCAGCTGCTGCTGCACAAGCCGGCGGCCACCCAGCACTCGCGCCACTTCCTGGGAGGCGGTGGCGTCGGGGGCATGATGGAACCACACCACCCGCACCCCATCTACGGCAGTCACCACGGCAACGGGCGGGGCCTGCGGCAGACTGGGCAGGGGAACCAGCCCCAGGGCCAGGCTTCACAGGGCCAGCCCCTGATGCCCATCTCCTCCCCACAGATGCCGGACAGCATCGAGCTCAGcctcacacaccaccaccatctggGTCAGTCTTCCATCATGCCGCCCCCATCCAGCTTGGACTCCAGCCAGTACGGCTCCTCCAACCTCCACCTGGGCCTCTCTGCCTTTCGGACTAGGACGGTCATGGCCCCCCAGCCGCCCCCCGCCGGCTCTCAGCAACAGTTGGCCCAGCCCCCAGCCTCTCAGGACAGCTTGGTCGCTGCCTCCGGGCTTGGATACATCCCCCCATGCTACCCGGgaagtaacaacaataacaaccctCCCCAGGGTAGCGTGGTCGGGGGCGGGATGCTCACCGGGGGGCCCCCACCCAGGGGAGTAGGGGGCGGTGGGGGGAGGCCGGACTCTGAGGAGTCCACCATGATGGGTGTGTGCGGCAGTGGAGGAGGCGGTGGTCAGAACGCGGCCAACTCTTGA